From a region of the Bradyrhizobium sp. KBS0727 genome:
- a CDS encoding Zn-ribbon domain-containing OB-fold protein, translating into MRPTKLLKSHLYSEAGSDGRSGDPVLQGGRCRCGYVFFPMQTYGCERCGNHGDALTPQQLSTCGTLLASATVHLHADKNRPTPFTIVKVALDDGPVVRTLLADGSGDIAPGQRMLAKLVPLQHDDGETVFDLRFTATF; encoded by the coding sequence ATGCGGCCTACCAAGCTATTGAAGTCACATCTATATTCAGAAGCGGGCAGCGATGGACGATCCGGCGATCCGGTTCTCCAGGGCGGTCGCTGCCGTTGCGGCTACGTGTTCTTTCCGATGCAGACTTATGGCTGCGAGCGGTGCGGCAATCACGGCGACGCCCTGACGCCGCAGCAGCTTTCGACGTGCGGGACGCTGCTGGCCTCGGCGACCGTGCATCTCCATGCCGACAAGAACCGGCCCACCCCGTTCACGATCGTCAAGGTTGCGCTTGATGATGGCCCCGTCGTCCGAACGCTGCTGGCCGACGGCTCCGGTGACATTGCACCTGGACAGCGAATGCTGGCGAAGCTGGTGCCCTTGCAGCACGACGACGGTGAAACCGTCTTCGATCTTCGTTTCACCGCAACTTTCTAA
- a CDS encoding thiolase family protein produces MSRPLSELRPVYVVGIGWHRYQNPSETPYVTLGLTAIRGALADARIEWPAVESSYIATALLGMASGRPMLRHLGASGAPMLHIENASASGSTAFRHACIEVASGISDIALAVGVDKRNPVRRPATGIDHLADDAIVPFTHFALLTNEYASRHNVSTDDIALVAVKNHRNGSKNPNAQRQQERTLDEVLGGKKVSGSLTALQCTPIGEGAAAVIVASDDGIRRFGINPDRAVRVAASAGRSERVYPPGTGFDAALTCETVELALAEAKRAPGDLDIIELHDAFTVEELHYIEGIGLCPEGHGVAMLKEGALDIGGRCAVNPSGGLIAMGHPIGPTGIGQIGEIAMQLRGEAGPRQHRDARIGLAHMVGVGAVCYVHLLERRS; encoded by the coding sequence ATGTCGCGCCCTCTCAGTGAACTGCGGCCGGTCTACGTCGTCGGCATCGGGTGGCATCGCTACCAGAATCCAAGTGAAACCCCATACGTCACACTTGGCCTTACCGCCATTCGCGGCGCATTGGCGGACGCACGGATCGAATGGCCCGCGGTCGAGTCGAGTTACATCGCGACCGCCCTGCTCGGCATGGCGTCAGGCCGGCCGATGCTTCGTCATCTCGGCGCGAGCGGCGCGCCGATGCTTCACATCGAGAACGCGTCAGCTTCCGGATCGACTGCGTTCCGGCATGCCTGCATCGAGGTTGCAAGTGGCATCAGCGATATCGCACTCGCGGTCGGCGTCGACAAGCGCAACCCGGTTCGGCGTCCAGCCACCGGGATCGATCATCTCGCCGACGACGCCATCGTGCCGTTTACGCATTTCGCGTTGCTCACCAATGAATATGCGAGCCGTCACAACGTTTCGACCGATGACATCGCGCTCGTCGCGGTGAAGAACCACCGCAATGGCTCGAAGAACCCCAACGCGCAACGTCAGCAGGAAAGGACGCTGGACGAGGTGCTCGGCGGCAAGAAAGTTTCGGGATCGTTGACGGCGCTGCAATGCACGCCCATCGGCGAAGGTGCAGCCGCGGTGATCGTTGCCTCCGACGACGGCATCAGACGTTTCGGTATCAACCCTGATCGTGCCGTTCGCGTCGCCGCGTCCGCCGGCCGCAGCGAACGCGTTTATCCGCCCGGCACCGGTTTTGACGCCGCGCTGACGTGCGAAACCGTGGAGCTCGCGCTCGCAGAAGCAAAACGCGCGCCCGGAGATCTCGACATCATCGAACTGCACGATGCGTTTACAGTGGAGGAATTACACTACATTGAAGGCATCGGCCTTTGCCCGGAAGGCCACGGCGTGGCCATGCTCAAGGAAGGCGCGCTCGACATCGGCGGGCGTTGCGCCGTCAATCCGTCCGGCGGACTAATCGCGATGGGTCACCCGATCGGCCCCACCGGGATCGGCCAGATTGGCGAGATCGCGATGCAGTTGCGGGGCGAAGCGGGACCGCGTCAGCACCGCGACGCACGTATCGGTCTCGCCCATATGGTCGGTGTCGGGGCCGTATGCTACGTGCATTTACTCGAGCGTCGCAGCTGA
- a CDS encoding sulfite exporter TauE/SafE family protein — protein MGDIASFCLLSIAVFCGAFVSGLAGFAFSAVAGAILLHVLPPLEAVPLMMACSITVQAANLWALRKSIRWKQSSVLVVGGLLGVPIAVWLLQAADARIFRESFGLAIACYAVYTLFRPVLSRRLQMNVGRNALIGFGGGFVGGLTAMPGAIPTIWCDIHGVPKTEQRGLVQPFIAAMQIFALVLMLWQNDLSSKVLVEFVASIPALLAGAALGIFAFRRVNEASFRRIILTMLLFSGLLLAL, from the coding sequence ATGGGCGACATTGCGTCGTTCTGCCTGCTCAGTATCGCCGTGTTTTGCGGCGCCTTCGTCTCGGGCCTCGCGGGCTTTGCCTTTTCGGCGGTGGCCGGCGCGATTCTCCTTCACGTTCTCCCACCACTGGAGGCGGTCCCGCTGATGATGGCCTGCAGCATCACCGTGCAGGCCGCGAATCTTTGGGCGTTGAGAAAAAGTATCCGCTGGAAGCAGAGCTCGGTATTGGTCGTCGGCGGATTGCTTGGCGTTCCGATCGCCGTCTGGTTGCTGCAAGCTGCAGACGCGCGGATCTTCAGAGAGAGCTTTGGTCTCGCCATCGCCTGCTATGCAGTCTACACGTTATTCCGGCCGGTGCTTTCTCGTCGCCTGCAGATGAATGTGGGACGCAATGCATTGATCGGCTTCGGCGGCGGCTTTGTCGGCGGGTTGACGGCAATGCCGGGTGCAATACCGACCATATGGTGCGACATCCACGGCGTGCCAAAAACGGAGCAGCGCGGGCTGGTTCAGCCTTTCATTGCTGCCATGCAGATTTTCGCGCTCGTGCTGATGCTGTGGCAAAACGATTTGTCTTCGAAGGTCTTGGTTGAGTTCGTCGCCAGTATTCCGGCACTGCTTGCCGGCGCGGCGCTGGGGATTTTCGCTTTCCGCCGTGTCAATGAAGCGTCGTTCCGGCGGATCATCCTCACGATGTTGCTATTTTCCGGATTGCTGCTGGCCTTGTAG
- a CDS encoding class I adenylate-forming enzyme family protein: MSAAQPKSVEHWAATTPDATAFIEGDRRLTWAELNDVANRLAHGLAARGVVAGDIVVVRTQIRIEWPILGEAISKLGCSLLGLNWRLTPTETQYVLSNSGATVVVCDDDDPAALAPAFAGLPIKLAVSIGKQAEGFVALEDLLGASAEPPLFGKGRPPLILYTSGTTGLPKGVVTARQSDPKVNEYLADVARSRRGQPGGVSLLTLPLHHGAGPSQVWGAIQLGNPTIMMRRFDPEGALRLIEQHRVTSWVGVPTMYKRLAALPRAVLAAYDVSSIRALSVGAAPVPFELKRWIIGYFGAGVLGEGYGATEVGMISHLPPEMQEKKPGSSGLPHKHVEISIRDANGEELPRNQSGEIWIRTPATIRSYLNAKPLGPDTLDADGFFRVGDVGMLDNDGYLFITDRAKDMIIAGGVNIYPAEIEAAILKHPDVQDVAVIGIPDDEFGEQVKAFCELKPGHRASESAIIDFCRGHLASYKRPKSVSIVDELPRNTMGKLLKRELREPYWKGRERNV, encoded by the coding sequence ATGAGCGCCGCGCAGCCGAAAAGTGTCGAACATTGGGCCGCGACGACGCCCGACGCGACCGCCTTTATTGAAGGCGACCGGCGCCTGACCTGGGCCGAACTCAATGACGTGGCAAATCGTCTTGCCCATGGCCTTGCGGCCCGGGGTGTCGTCGCCGGCGATATCGTCGTGGTGCGTACCCAGATCCGGATCGAGTGGCCTATTCTCGGCGAGGCAATCAGCAAGCTTGGCTGCTCGCTGCTCGGCCTCAATTGGCGGTTGACGCCCACCGAAACGCAGTACGTCCTGTCAAACAGCGGTGCGACCGTCGTGGTATGCGACGACGACGATCCTGCCGCGCTCGCGCCTGCGTTTGCCGGCCTGCCGATCAAGCTCGCTGTCTCGATCGGAAAGCAAGCCGAGGGCTTCGTTGCATTGGAAGATTTGCTGGGGGCATCTGCCGAACCACCGTTGTTTGGCAAAGGGCGCCCGCCGCTGATCCTCTACACATCAGGGACAACGGGTCTTCCCAAAGGGGTCGTCACAGCACGCCAGAGCGATCCCAAGGTCAATGAATATCTGGCCGACGTGGCGCGATCTCGACGGGGGCAGCCGGGGGGCGTGTCGCTTCTGACGCTGCCGCTGCATCACGGTGCCGGTCCGTCGCAGGTGTGGGGTGCGATCCAGCTCGGCAATCCCACCATCATGATGCGCCGGTTCGATCCGGAAGGCGCCTTACGGCTGATCGAACAGCATCGCGTCACCAGTTGGGTCGGTGTTCCCACCATGTACAAACGCCTGGCTGCACTGCCGCGCGCAGTGCTCGCCGCTTACGACGTCTCCTCTATACGCGCGCTCTCGGTCGGGGCCGCTCCGGTGCCGTTCGAGCTGAAGAGGTGGATCATCGGATATTTTGGTGCCGGCGTGCTTGGTGAAGGGTACGGCGCGACCGAAGTCGGCATGATCAGCCACCTTCCGCCCGAGATGCAGGAGAAGAAACCCGGCTCGAGCGGACTGCCGCACAAGCACGTTGAGATCAGCATACGTGACGCCAATGGAGAGGAACTGCCGCGTAATCAATCCGGCGAGATCTGGATCAGGACCCCGGCGACGATCCGCAGCTATCTCAATGCCAAGCCGCTCGGTCCCGACACGCTTGATGCAGACGGCTTCTTCCGCGTCGGCGATGTCGGCATGCTCGATAACGACGGCTATCTGTTCATCACCGATCGCGCCAAGGACATGATTATCGCCGGCGGCGTCAACATCTACCCTGCGGAGATCGAAGCGGCGATCCTGAAGCATCCCGACGTGCAGGACGTCGCTGTCATAGGCATTCCCGATGACGAGTTCGGCGAGCAGGTCAAGGCCTTCTGCGAACTGAAGCCCGGTCATCGAGCAAGCGAGAGTGCCATCATCGACTTCTGCCGGGGGCATCTGGCCTCCTACAAGCGGCCGAAGTCAGTGTCGATCGTCGACGAATTGCCGCGCAACACGATGGGCAAGTTGCTCAAGCGGGAATTGCGTGAGCCCTACTGGAAGGGACGGGAGAGGAACGTATGA
- a CDS encoding TetR/AcrR family transcriptional regulator — MIRVARRVSEKGAEASKREGRTQAERRDEAERKILEAAADIVAQGGFEAVTLAEAGARAGYSRGLPSHYFRTKDDLLSALAVFVVESFMARRRASSSGATGFEGLIESFRLYFRRPLESPTLVRAFHAVLASALNTPAVAATVAQVNRDSAAEIAAGIRAGIAAGRLRDDIDPDMQGVLILATLRGSVAQWLADPERIDLQRLGENYISSLERSIAK; from the coding sequence ATGATCCGGGTGGCGCGGCGTGTGTCCGAAAAGGGGGCTGAAGCTTCCAAGCGCGAAGGGCGTACGCAGGCCGAGCGCCGCGACGAGGCTGAGCGCAAAATCCTCGAGGCTGCGGCCGACATCGTGGCTCAAGGCGGGTTCGAGGCGGTCACGTTGGCCGAAGCCGGCGCGCGGGCAGGTTACAGTCGCGGGCTGCCGTCGCATTATTTCCGGACCAAGGACGACCTGTTGTCGGCGCTTGCTGTCTTCGTCGTCGAGTCGTTCATGGCGCGCCGTCGCGCCAGCTCGAGCGGCGCGACCGGATTCGAGGGTCTGATCGAATCGTTCCGCCTCTATTTCCGAAGGCCACTGGAGAGCCCGACCCTGGTTCGCGCGTTCCATGCGGTGCTCGCCAGTGCACTCAATACGCCGGCGGTCGCGGCAACCGTCGCGCAGGTCAATCGCGACTCTGCCGCGGAGATCGCAGCGGGCATCAGGGCCGGTATCGCTGCCGGACGGCTGCGCGACGACATCGATCCCGACATGCAGGGCGTGCTGATTCTCGCAACCTTGCGCGGATCAGTCGCGCAATGGCTGGCCGATCCCGAGCGGATCGACCTGCAACGCCTCGGCGAGAATTACATCTCGTCTCTCGAGCGGAGTATTGCGAAATGA